CAGCAGCTTGAATGCGGTTATGTTGTCCTTGTCGATTCCATGAGCCTTGACACAGTATGCTTCCGAAAGTTTGTAGTCGGAACTTTTATTGTGACGCTTTCCCTTTATGCTGTAAGCCTTTGAAAGCCAGAGATTAACCTCGAGATTATTGGGATTCTTCTGCTCTATGCCCTTTAAGCAGGCAATTATCTGGTTTATGTTTTTCCCGTCCCAGTGCTTGTCCCAAAGGGTTCTGAACGTTGCCCAGCCGGGATCGTTATTGGGAATTGGAATGTCCATATCCCAGACCCCAGCCTGGGAAGCAGTCAAAAGAAAGAAAAACATTACAAAAAATAAAGCAGATGTTTTAATTCCAAATGGCAGAGACTGAAAATTCATAAATAATTCCTCCTTGATATTTGAAAGACCTAATACTTGGCCTGATGATATATCAACGAAGATCGCATTTTTACAAATAATAAGTTATTGAAGATTTTCGTCAAGCATGTAATCGTAAAAATATACAATTTAATTAAGAGTTTACAGGTGATACTTGTAAACTAAATTTACATTGATTGTAATATTCACAATCAGATTGGAGGTAAACAATGAGTGTTCTTGAAGGAATCAGGGTTATAGAACTTGCACAGTTCATATCAGGTTCGCGATGCACCCAGATTCTTGCGGACATGGGGGCCGAAGTTGTCCATGTGGAACCGCCTGAAGGTCAGACTCTGAGGATAATATTCGGACTGGTGCCCGGTGCGGAAAGGGGTTTCTCGGTATTCAACAGGAACAAGTACGGGCTGGCGATTGATTTCAGAAAACCCGAAGGCAGTGATGCCGTAAGGCGGCTTGTCAAGGAGACGGATGTATTCGTGCATAATCATGTTCCAGGTTCACTCGAGAAATATGGTCTCGGCTATGATGATCTGAAAAAAATAAAAAAAGACATTATACATGTATCCATCTCCGGATTCGGCGAGACAGGCGTTAATCCCGAAAGGGTTGCTTTTGACATAATAACCCAGGCCACATCAGGACATTTCTGGAATGATCAGAAAGGACTCAGAACACCTTCAAATTACTGGGCGGATCTTACGGCAGGCGCTTATGCAGCCAACGCCGTGCTGCTTGCCCTGATTAACCGGATGAAGACCGGCAACGGCCAGCACATAGACATGTCGATGCAGGATGTACTCTATTTCTCGAATTACAGGGCCATGCTGGATAGAGCGATCGGGCCCTCAATGGAAGATGCGAACAAAACGCTCGGCAGGATGCCGAGGGATGTGCTCAATTCGGACGACCGCATGCCGTTTTACGGTTTTTTCAGGACCTCGGACGGTAAGGTCGCAATAGTGGCGATAACATCCAGGCAATGGAAAGACCTTTCTGAAATCGTGGGCAGGCCTGAACTTCAAAATGATCCGAAGTACAACAACCTTATTTCCCAGATACGCAATCACAACGAGGCGGTTGCAATAATTGAAGAATGGACGGTTCTGCACACATCGGCTGAGGTTGTAGAAAGTCTTGAAAAAAGGAAAATCCCCTGCGGAACAGCATATACCTGCGAGCAGGTGAACTCGGATGAAAATCTGAAATCACGCGGTATGCTGACAAAAATAACCCACCCGCAATTCGGTGAAGTAGATATTCCCGGAATACCGTACAAGTTCTCGGATACTGCCGGTTCTATCAGAATGCCGGGGCCCGGTCTGGGTGAGCACAATCTATTGATATTGAGAGACTGGCTCGGTTATACCGATCAGGAACTGGATGAACTCAGAGAAAAGAAAATAATAAATTGATACCTCAGTTGTCGAGGACATAAAGAAAGCCGACCTCGATCTTGATACTGTTTTCCCGGGGCGGGAACGGGCTTGCATCAAGTACTGCCTTTGACGAGACGGCATCTAAGATTTTATAGCCCGAGCTTTTTTTCACCCTCAATGAAGTGACCCTGCCGGAACTGTCTATAATAAAAGTAATTTTAACATATCCGTGTATGCCTTCATCTGCAGCTTCCTGGGGATATTTATAGTTGATAAAAATTTTCCCCTTGACCTTTCCGTAATAGCTGAGGTTGGCCTTATTGCTCGGGTCGTCAACGGGCGCTTCGTTGATCCTGTCAGACTGTTCTTCATTATAGTCGGATTTTTCAGTTTCTTTTGAATCAGGTTTCTCTTCCTGAGCTGTGACATTAAAATCCGTCCGGCTTGCTTTTTCGGATTCGGACTGTCCTTTAACCGCCGGAGAACCGACTAGGGAAACTTTGATTATCCCGGGAGGTGCAATAATTCCAAACCTTTCCATGAGATAAAACGGAACCAGGACTGCCATATGAATGATAATGGAAACCGCAAGGCATGCATAGAACCTGTTCATAAGTATTCAATTTACCGGCAGGGTGAAACAGAGTCAAGGTGTGATGCAGATAAACTGACCTATTGGAATTATGCTACCTGCCGATTATAAGCCTGTGCGGGTCGATTTCATCGCGCAGGATTTTAAGTTCCTGTGCGGTAGGCGACTTTGTGACAAAGATTTTAGGGGCCTTGAGCAGTTCGAATCCGCAGTTCTTCTGGATATCATCGAATGTACAGCCGGGATTGACCGATATCACCCTCATGCGTTTGCTCTCGGGCTCGAAGTCCATCACGGCCATATTGGTTATAACCCTGTAAGGCCCGGTACCCGGCGGCAATCCTTTTTCCGTACGCGAATTCCCGCCCTGAAGCCAGCCGGGAGTTGTCATGAAATCGAGCTTTTCTACAAAACGACTTTTTTCCTGCACCGACATAATGATAGTGCGCCAGCAGAGGGAGGCGAAGTCATTCGCGCCACCGCTGCCGGGCAGCCTTATGGACGGTTTCCTGTAGTCGCTGCCCAGCATGGTTGAATTGATATTTCCATACATGTCTATCTGGGCGCCGCCCAGTATTGAATAGTCCACAAGACCGCGGCTGCATGCCTGCATTATTTCCATTGTGCCGCCCGCCATCACGGCCCTGTTGAATGTCCTGGAGTCTCCGACCGAAACGGGCATTTCAAGCAGTACAGGGTCTGTTCCGCCGGATTCGAACATAATCACCAGGTGAGGGGCCAGGGTCTTCTGTGCAAGCATTGCAGCTGCGCATGGCGCTCCGGTTCCGATTCCGGCAGTGTACCCGTTGCCCAGTTCACGGGCCGCAACACAGATCATCAGCTCCATGATATTATAGTCCCGCATGGTGGGATTCCTCCTTATGAAGCATCAGTTCTCTGGCCCTTAATTCTTTAAGCCTTCCTGTACCTCCGTTTATCTGGATGTACGCTGCATGATCCTGACACTCATATATATTGCGCCTTAGAAATGCCCTGAATTGAGCGTCATCATGCTGAAGGGAAAGCCACTCTTTCAAATGCTCTTCATCTGAAAAGTATTCATAAGGCATGCTTCCGGGATATGCCCCGTAAGGCACTTCGCATACGGCATCTGCAAGGTAATAGGGGATGACGGTATCCATCGGGTTTCGCCTTATTTCATCATTGGGAATAATGCGCTCGGCCGTGATGATCAGTTTTTTTGCCGCCCGGGCGAGATCATCGTCCGAAAAGAGGCTTCCCCTGATGCGGCAGTTGCCGTAGATATCCGCCTCATGAACATGTATCACAGCTACATCCGGATAGAGTGCGGGCTGCATCACAAGCTGCTTGCCGGTAAAGGGGCATTTAATGATTTTTGCAGCCGAATATTTGAATGTATCGGTAGCCATCATGTTTCTCGCAGTTATAAAAGGCATGCCCATGGCGGCTGCCTTCAGACGTGCAGCCATGCCGAAGTTCGACCACTCGCAGATCCTTACACGTCCGCTTTCAAGATATCTGCGTGCGCACAGGCTGATACCTCTGGCCTCCATGCCCGCGGCGCATGCCATGTCGACACGGTCGAAGACTTCACCTGCCGCCAGCACCTGAAAATCATGAGTGGACGCGTTTCCTGCAAATCCCATATTTTTAAGTCCCTG
The nucleotide sequence above comes from Desulfomonilia bacterium. Encoded proteins:
- a CDS encoding CoA transferase; translation: MSVLEGIRVIELAQFISGSRCTQILADMGAEVVHVEPPEGQTLRIIFGLVPGAERGFSVFNRNKYGLAIDFRKPEGSDAVRRLVKETDVFVHNHVPGSLEKYGLGYDDLKKIKKDIIHVSISGFGETGVNPERVAFDIITQATSGHFWNDQKGLRTPSNYWADLTAGAYAANAVLLALINRMKTGNGQHIDMSMQDVLYFSNYRAMLDRAIGPSMEDANKTLGRMPRDVLNSDDRMPFYGFFRTSDGKVAIVAITSRQWKDLSEIVGRPELQNDPKYNNLISQIRNHNEAVAIIEEWTVLHTSAEVVESLEKRKIPCGTAYTCEQVNSDENLKSRGMLTKITHPQFGEVDIPGIPYKFSDTAGSIRMPGPGLGEHNLLILRDWLGYTDQELDELREKKIIN
- a CDS encoding energy transducer TonB, coding for MNRFYACLAVSIIIHMAVLVPFYLMERFGIIAPPGIIKVSLVGSPAVKGQSESEKASRTDFNVTAQEEKPDSKETEKSDYNEEQSDRINEAPVDDPSNKANLSYYGKVKGKIFINYKYPQEAADEGIHGYVKITFIIDSSGRVTSLRVKKSSGYKILDAVSSKAVLDASPFPPRENSIKIEVGFLYVLDN
- a CDS encoding CoA-transferase, translating into MRDYNIMELMICVAARELGNGYTAGIGTGAPCAAAMLAQKTLAPHLVIMFESGGTDPVLLEMPVSVGDSRTFNRAVMAGGTMEIMQACSRGLVDYSILGGAQIDMYGNINSTMLGSDYRKPSIRLPGSGGANDFASLCWRTIIMSVQEKSRFVEKLDFMTTPGWLQGGNSRTEKGLPPGTGPYRVITNMAVMDFEPESKRMRVISVNPGCTFDDIQKNCGFELLKAPKIFVTKSPTAQELKILRDEIDPHRLIIGR
- a CDS encoding CoA-transferase — its product is MDILEEGTGELFTDPDPDKAREYFRGKSRNKTNKQMSLKDAVKRFIHNGEYLAIGGFGSNRTPLAACNEIVRQGLKNMGFAGNASTHDFQVLAAGEVFDRVDMACAAGMEARGISLCARRYLESGRVRICEWSNFGMAARLKAAAMGMPFITARNMMATDTFKYSAAKIIKCPFTGKQLVMQPALYPDVAVIHVHEADIYGNCRIRGSLFSDDDLARAAKKLIITAERIIPNDEIRRNPMDTVIPYYLADAVCEVPYGAYPGSMPYEYFSDEEHLKEWLSLQHDDAQFRAFLRRNIYECQDHAAYIQINGGTGRLKELRARELMLHKEESHHAGL